The following coding sequences lie in one Alloacidobacterium dinghuense genomic window:
- the moaC gene encoding cyclic pyranopterin monophosphate synthase MoaC — protein MSKLSHFNEAGEATMVDVSAKTSTRREAEASAFVALSAEVLAALPKNPKGNPLEVARFAGIQAAKRTSELIPMCHPLPLSFVDVTTQITTDGIAIRCVAATTGPTGVEMEALTAASVAALTIYDMCKALDKGITIREVRLERKSGGKSGDYQRVG, from the coding sequence ATGAGCAAGCTCTCACACTTCAACGAAGCAGGCGAAGCAACCATGGTCGACGTGAGCGCCAAAACCTCTACGCGTCGTGAAGCCGAAGCCTCGGCCTTTGTCGCGCTTTCCGCAGAAGTGCTCGCAGCGTTGCCAAAAAATCCGAAGGGCAATCCGCTCGAGGTCGCCCGCTTCGCAGGCATTCAGGCAGCCAAGCGAACCTCAGAGTTGATTCCCATGTGCCATCCTTTACCGCTTAGCTTTGTCGATGTAACAACCCAGATCACAACCGATGGCATCGCCATTCGCTGCGTCGCAGCAACCACTGGTCCCACCGGCGTTGAAATGGAAGCCCTCACCGCCGCCTCTGTCGCTGCGCTCACCATCTACGACATGTGCAAAGCGCTCGACAAAGGCATCACCATCCGCGAAGTTCGTCTTGAGCGCAAATCCGGCGGCAAAAGCGGCGACTATCAACGCGTAGGCTGA
- a CDS encoding molybdopterin molybdotransferase MoeA — MPELILTYAEAAAVVQDHASILLGQKPTAESLPLLAALHRVLAEPILADRNQPPFPRSTRDGFACRAADIAAAMPLRVIGQLRAGDVWKAAPLATGEAIEIMTGAPVPAGADCVVMVEHTKVREDVLFVEQGRILGAGENIVPSGAEAQAGSIIVDAGTRLAASHIAAAAACGYANLPVCTRPRVAILATGDELVPIDHAPLTHQIRNSNSYSLAAQATLAGAQPFILPVAGDSQDEIESSIGSASGCDLLLLSGGVSMGKYDFVEQALRALGAKFIFTGVKIQPGHPVVFGKLPQQYFFGLPGNPVSTMVTFLLFAQPLIAALSGETAGGPRFALAHLTHNFRTKPRLTRFLPASIDFKINSPQATIIPWQGSGDLASTAAANGFVVIPPDAEQLTAQDRVSVLLV, encoded by the coding sequence GTGCCCGAACTCATCCTGACTTACGCGGAAGCCGCCGCCGTCGTCCAAGATCACGCAAGCATCCTGCTCGGCCAGAAGCCTACCGCAGAGAGTCTCCCACTCCTTGCTGCGCTTCATCGCGTCCTCGCTGAGCCGATTCTCGCCGATCGTAACCAGCCGCCGTTCCCGCGTTCCACGCGCGACGGATTCGCATGCCGCGCTGCCGACATCGCGGCGGCAATGCCACTCCGCGTCATCGGCCAGCTGAGAGCAGGCGACGTGTGGAAGGCTGCGCCGCTAGCAACGGGCGAAGCGATTGAAATCATGACCGGCGCTCCCGTTCCGGCAGGAGCCGACTGCGTCGTCATGGTCGAACACACCAAGGTGAGAGAAGACGTGCTGTTTGTCGAACAGGGCCGCATTCTGGGAGCCGGAGAAAACATCGTTCCATCCGGCGCAGAAGCTCAAGCAGGGAGCATCATCGTCGATGCCGGAACCCGGCTCGCAGCCTCGCACATCGCAGCCGCCGCCGCATGCGGTTACGCAAACCTACCTGTTTGTACCCGCCCGCGCGTCGCTATTCTCGCCACCGGAGACGAGCTCGTACCTATCGATCACGCTCCGCTCACTCATCAAATTCGTAACTCAAACAGTTACTCATTGGCAGCGCAGGCTACCCTTGCAGGCGCCCAGCCCTTCATTCTTCCGGTTGCCGGCGATAGCCAGGATGAAATTGAATCCTCCATCGGCAGTGCATCCGGCTGCGATCTGCTCCTGCTTTCAGGCGGCGTCTCGATGGGGAAATACGATTTCGTCGAACAGGCTTTGCGCGCGCTCGGCGCGAAATTTATCTTTACTGGTGTGAAGATCCAGCCCGGCCACCCTGTAGTCTTCGGCAAGCTGCCACAACAATATTTCTTCGGGCTTCCCGGCAATCCCGTCTCCACGATGGTCACATTCCTGCTCTTCGCACAACCGCTTATCGCCGCGCTCAGCGGAGAAACCGCCGGAGGTCCGCGTTTCGCCCTCGCGCACCTCACCCACAATTTCCGCACCAAACCGAGACTCACCCGCTTCCTGCCTGCAAGCATCGATTTCAAAATCAATTCACCGCAAGCGACTATCATTCCCTGGCAGGGATCTGGCGACCTCGCCAGCACCGCGGCAGCAAACGGCTTCGTCGTCATCCCACCGGACGCAGAACAACTCACCGCCCAGGATCGCGTCTCCGTGCTGCTGGTTTAG
- a CDS encoding carboxypeptidase regulatory-like domain-containing protein codes for MRKTKLWMTLAIAAFVSALLTPAFAQEPTGKIHGHIQDPAGVAVADGIVTLSTDGGKTAKYTFNSDASGDYKGDNIAPGTYTLSLRRPDTPADKVLDQFPEVKITAGGDTAQDFDMTRQEYLSKLTPDQRKALEELKTKNATAMKENAVIKNLNADLIKARDDNKNKNFAEAEQLMQRDTQAKPDAAVLWLELGVAQAGQKKNSDAETSLKKAVELDSQSKKPNPEIEAGANNALGEVLANEGKAPDAQAAYDSAAKINPTQAAMYYTNEAIIMDRAGQVDGTVTAADKAIAADPNKPIPYYLKGKALINKATVDQKTGKIVLPPGCADAYQKYLELAPDGQFAPEVKSVLQESGETIKSTYKAGKKS; via the coding sequence ATGAGAAAGACAAAGCTCTGGATGACGCTCGCAATCGCAGCGTTCGTATCAGCGCTGCTTACCCCCGCATTCGCCCAGGAGCCGACCGGAAAGATCCACGGCCATATTCAGGACCCCGCGGGAGTTGCGGTCGCTGACGGTATCGTCACCTTGTCCACCGACGGCGGCAAAACCGCGAAATACACCTTCAATTCCGACGCCAGCGGCGACTACAAGGGCGACAATATCGCCCCCGGAACGTACACGCTTTCACTGCGCCGCCCTGACACCCCAGCCGACAAGGTCCTTGACCAATTCCCCGAGGTAAAAATCACTGCTGGCGGTGACACCGCGCAGGACTTCGACATGACCCGGCAGGAATACCTGTCAAAGCTCACCCCTGACCAGCGCAAGGCTCTCGAAGAGTTGAAGACAAAGAATGCTACGGCGATGAAGGAAAATGCTGTCATCAAGAACCTCAACGCCGATCTCATCAAGGCGCGCGACGACAACAAGAACAAGAATTTCGCCGAAGCCGAGCAGTTGATGCAGCGAGACACGCAAGCCAAACCGGATGCCGCCGTCCTTTGGCTCGAACTTGGTGTAGCCCAGGCTGGCCAGAAGAAGAACAGCGATGCCGAGACCTCGCTTAAGAAGGCCGTCGAATTGGACAGCCAAAGCAAGAAACCCAATCCGGAAATCGAAGCCGGCGCCAACAATGCTCTGGGCGAAGTCCTCGCCAATGAAGGAAAGGCGCCAGATGCCCAGGCTGCATACGACAGTGCGGCCAAGATCAACCCGACCCAGGCCGCCATGTACTACACCAATGAAGCCATCATCATGGACCGCGCCGGACAGGTTGATGGAACCGTGACCGCAGCAGACAAAGCCATCGCGGCCGATCCGAACAAGCCGATCCCCTACTACCTGAAGGGCAAGGCGCTCATCAACAAAGCAACGGTGGATCAAAAGACCGGCAAAATCGTCCTGCCTCCTGGCTGCGCCGATGCGTATCAAAAATACCTCGAACTCGCCCCCGACGGCCAGTTCGCTCCGGAAGTGAAAAGCGTGCTTCAGGAGTCAGGCGAGACCATCAAGAGCACCTACAAGGCAGGTAAAAAGAGCTAG
- the queC gene encoding 7-cyano-7-deazaguanine synthase QueC, which produces MPTLTKAVVSLSGGMDSCVCAALATRDYDAYALHFSYGQRTEAKELVSARAVANELGFKDFLHLKIDLFRRIGGSALTDTSIAVPEVAENSQIGAEIPVTYVPFRNAHFLSAAVSWAEVLGAKKIFIGAVEQDSSGYPDCRPAYYEAFQQLIRTGTKNADIKVLTPLIHMRKKEIVSLGLELGAPLDLTWSCYSGEEFACGVCESCVLRLRAFAEAGSEDRIPYAAHRS; this is translated from the coding sequence ATGCCCACCCTCACAAAAGCCGTAGTAAGCCTCTCCGGAGGCATGGACTCCTGCGTCTGCGCCGCCCTCGCCACCCGCGATTACGACGCCTACGCCCTCCACTTCAGCTACGGCCAACGAACCGAAGCCAAAGAGCTCGTCTCAGCTCGCGCCGTCGCTAACGAGCTTGGATTCAAGGACTTCCTGCATCTGAAAATCGATCTCTTCCGCCGCATCGGAGGCTCCGCCCTCACCGATACCAGCATCGCTGTGCCGGAAGTCGCAGAAAACAGCCAGATCGGCGCGGAAATCCCGGTAACCTACGTCCCCTTCCGCAACGCGCATTTCCTGTCTGCGGCGGTAAGCTGGGCCGAAGTCCTCGGCGCGAAAAAAATCTTCATCGGCGCCGTCGAGCAGGACAGCTCCGGTTACCCCGATTGCCGCCCCGCCTACTACGAGGCGTTTCAGCAACTTATCCGCACCGGAACGAAAAACGCAGACATCAAAGTTCTCACGCCACTCATCCATATGCGAAAGAAGGAGATCGTGTCCCTTGGCCTTGAACTCGGCGCACCATTGGATTTAACGTGGTCATGCTACTCAGGTGAGGAATTCGCCTGCGGTGTATGTGAGAGCTGCGTCCTCCGCCTCCGCGCATTTGCAGAAGCCGGATCGGAAGACCGCATCCCATACGCCGCGCATCGCAGTTAG
- the trmFO gene encoding methylenetetrahydrofolate--tRNA-(uracil(54)-C(5))-methyltransferase (FADH(2)-oxidizing) TrmFO — protein MSRIRVIGGGLAGPEAALVAARAGVDVDLYEMRPVRSTPAHQTADFGELVCSNSLKSESENTAPWLLKQEMRRAGSPLLACADASAVPAGHALAVDRAEFSHRINEAIEREPRITVHREEVTQLDPNDGITIIASGPLTSSALSSEIARLTGSDHLAFYDSISPIVEADSINMDRVYFAARWDKGTADYINCPFTKEEYDAFYNALTTAETVQEKEWEKLCYFEGCLPIEELARRGYDTLRFGCMKPVGLRDPRTGKTPYAVVQLRCENLRADSYNLVGFQNHLKFGEQARVLRLIPGLENAKFLRYGQIHRNTYINAPRVLTETLSLRDHPSIYFAGQVSGIEGYTESIATGLLAGLYAATAVQGASTTPVPRETALGSLVNYITQAEAKHFQPANITFDLLVPLEEELRKKIRDKKERHRLQCERSLAAFERWWQSAAIATALSS, from the coding sequence GTGAGCCGCATCCGTGTCATAGGCGGCGGACTCGCCGGCCCCGAAGCTGCACTCGTCGCAGCGCGAGCAGGAGTAGACGTAGACCTCTACGAGATGCGACCCGTGCGCTCCACGCCTGCGCACCAGACCGCCGACTTCGGTGAACTCGTCTGCTCCAACTCGCTCAAATCCGAGAGCGAAAACACGGCTCCGTGGCTCTTGAAGCAGGAAATGCGCCGCGCCGGATCACCACTCCTGGCCTGCGCCGATGCGAGCGCAGTCCCCGCTGGACACGCCCTCGCCGTCGACCGCGCCGAGTTCTCGCACCGCATCAACGAGGCCATCGAGCGCGAACCGCGCATCACCGTCCACCGCGAAGAAGTCACGCAGCTCGATCCCAACGACGGCATCACCATCATCGCCAGCGGCCCGCTCACATCATCAGCGCTCTCCAGCGAAATTGCTCGCCTCACCGGCAGCGACCATCTCGCCTTCTACGACTCCATCAGCCCCATCGTCGAAGCCGACTCCATCAACATGGACCGCGTCTACTTCGCCGCGCGCTGGGACAAAGGCACCGCCGACTACATCAACTGCCCCTTCACAAAAGAAGAGTACGACGCCTTCTACAACGCGCTCACCACCGCCGAAACCGTGCAGGAAAAAGAATGGGAGAAGCTCTGCTACTTCGAAGGCTGCCTGCCCATCGAAGAGCTGGCCCGACGCGGCTACGACACCCTGCGCTTCGGCTGCATGAAGCCCGTCGGCCTGCGCGATCCGCGCACTGGCAAGACACCCTACGCCGTCGTGCAGCTGCGCTGCGAAAACCTGCGCGCCGATTCCTACAACTTAGTCGGCTTCCAGAACCACCTAAAATTCGGCGAACAAGCCCGCGTCCTGCGCCTCATCCCCGGCCTCGAAAACGCAAAGTTCCTGCGCTACGGCCAGATCCACCGCAACACCTACATCAACGCACCGCGCGTTCTAACGGAAACCCTGAGCCTCCGCGACCACCCCAGCATCTACTTCGCCGGACAAGTCTCCGGCATCGAAGGCTACACCGAATCCATCGCCACCGGCCTGCTCGCCGGACTCTATGCCGCAACCGCCGTACAAGGCGCAAGCACCACACCCGTCCCCCGCGAAACAGCCCTGGGTTCGCTGGTAAACTACATCACCCAAGCGGAAGCAAAGCACTTCCAACCCGCCAACATCACATTCGATCTTTTAGTCCCGCTCGAAGAAGAGCTACGCAAGAAAATCCGCGATAAAAAAGAACGCCATCGCCTGCAATGTGAGCGATCATTGGCTGCTTTCGAACGCTGGTGGCAATCAGCCGCCATTGCCACTGCGCTGTCATCCTGA
- a CDS encoding GNAT family N-acetyltransferase: MTTIRHATPADIPLMHALIRELAEFEREPQSVKITEEQLLRDGFGPSPCYECLIAEEDSVAAGSALFFPVYSTWRGRGLHLEDLFVRPQFRGRGIGKALLSRVAAIAVEKGCAKLQWEVLDWNQPAIDFYHSIGAHMLHEWRIMRVTGDALQALASPGEVSA, translated from the coding sequence ATGACCACCATCCGCCACGCCACGCCAGCCGATATCCCGCTCATGCACGCCCTCATCCGCGAACTGGCCGAATTCGAGCGTGAGCCGCAATCGGTCAAGATCACCGAGGAACAGCTGCTGCGCGACGGCTTCGGCCCCAGCCCCTGCTACGAATGCCTCATAGCAGAAGAGGACTCCGTGGCCGCCGGGTCAGCGCTGTTCTTTCCCGTCTACTCCACCTGGCGCGGACGCGGCCTGCACCTCGAAGATTTGTTCGTCCGCCCGCAGTTTCGAGGACGCGGCATCGGCAAAGCGCTCCTCAGCCGCGTGGCTGCCATTGCGGTAGAAAAAGGCTGCGCGAAGCTGCAATGGGAAGTGCTTGACTGGAACCAGCCCGCCATCGACTTCTATCACTCGATTGGCGCCCATATGCTGCACGAGTGGCGCATCATGCGCGTCACTGGCGACGCGCTGCAAGCCCTGGCAAGTCCTGGCGAGGTATCGGCGTGA
- a CDS encoding DUF7544 domain-containing protein, giving the protein MTKLSPADALGPAFRRVREVMFAPFRLGFFLKIALVAALTQPGFYSVIISYPMQGVQAGAGAAIRHRTPMSFAGTGASEFGFIAPSAAVGFVVLAIVFGIGLVFWILSTYLFCRLRFTLFDLVVYRRGRVRGAWAKYGRKTWCYFGVVLLASLVCLILLAVTAGPFLIRMMKEAARIGGHGPNPNANPWPMLAPMLPFIGICLLIGLVWMVVDAVLQDFVLPPIAIEDAPIEGAFGRFLSLLREDFGSVAVYLLLRFIIALGISWALMIGVFMILGVGGMAGLAVGFGLYRAMWSGGIGLRVVFIAIVAAIALVLIAIYLVAIVAVYGTVAVFKESYAAYFFGSRYSALGDLLEPPPPDLVAVRVEPPLPPLPPLSEPPPVW; this is encoded by the coding sequence ATGACGAAACTTTCTCCCGCTGATGCTCTTGGGCCTGCTTTCCGGCGAGTACGCGAAGTGATGTTTGCGCCGTTCCGGTTGGGATTCTTTCTGAAGATTGCTCTGGTTGCTGCGCTGACGCAGCCGGGCTTTTATTCCGTAATCATTTCGTATCCGATGCAGGGCGTACAGGCTGGAGCTGGCGCTGCGATCCGGCATCGTACGCCGATGAGTTTTGCAGGTACCGGAGCAAGTGAGTTCGGGTTTATCGCGCCGAGTGCAGCTGTCGGGTTTGTTGTGCTGGCGATCGTCTTTGGGATTGGGTTGGTGTTTTGGATATTGTCGACGTATCTCTTCTGCCGCCTCCGCTTTACGCTTTTTGATCTGGTCGTCTACCGGCGGGGAAGAGTGCGCGGGGCGTGGGCCAAGTATGGACGGAAGACGTGGTGCTATTTCGGCGTGGTGCTGCTGGCTTCGCTGGTGTGTCTGATTCTGCTGGCTGTGACGGCTGGACCATTCTTGATTCGTATGATGAAAGAAGCGGCACGGATTGGAGGCCACGGGCCGAATCCAAATGCGAACCCTTGGCCCATGCTGGCGCCGATGCTTCCGTTCATCGGCATCTGTCTCCTGATTGGGCTGGTTTGGATGGTGGTGGATGCGGTATTGCAGGATTTCGTGCTGCCTCCGATTGCCATAGAAGATGCGCCGATTGAAGGTGCGTTCGGCAGGTTTCTGTCGCTGCTGCGGGAGGATTTCGGATCCGTGGCGGTTTACCTGCTGCTGCGATTCATTATTGCATTGGGTATCAGCTGGGCGCTGATGATCGGCGTCTTCATGATTCTTGGTGTTGGCGGCATGGCGGGGCTGGCTGTGGGCTTTGGGCTGTATCGCGCGATGTGGAGCGGCGGGATTGGCCTGCGAGTTGTTTTCATTGCGATTGTCGCAGCGATAGCGCTGGTGCTGATCGCCATCTATCTCGTGGCGATAGTCGCTGTCTACGGGACGGTTGCAGTCTTTAAGGAATCTTACGCCGCGTATTTCTTTGGGTCGCGTTATTCAGCGCTCGGTGACTTGTTGGAGCCACCACCACCGGATCTGGTTGCGGTGAGAGTTGAGCCACCTTTGCCTCCGCTGCCTCCTCTGAGCGAGCCACCTCCAGTCTGGTGA
- a CDS encoding ABC transporter permease produces MSFLEDLRFALRQLSKAPGFALTAIVTLALGIGANTAIFSVIHAVLMHPSGVDAPERVGVMRTKYANLGLDFPDLSVPDFADAASLKNQVQAAALQRGDSYNILRDGRTEHLDGSQVTWQWFNVFGARPILGRTFTAEEDQKGANNVAVLSYGAWQKVFGGDRNVVGQTVMLNEKPYRVIGVMRSDFDWPRGKEVWTPMGLEPKEYNLDNRFNEGSVGVVRLQPGVSFAQFNAGLAAKSHEEYVREGSKGFATRSNWGMTSTPVTEFAAGPLRKPLYVLFGVVALVLLIASANVAGLFLARASARTKEFAIRTALGANAWRLVRQMLTETAVLAGLATLIGIAIGPVFGKMLLWLVPQSLGEGYVVKLSFGVLAFTAGAGLLTSLIAGIGPSVKMVRSQKRLELHDGGRSSTASVDKQRLRSVFVIGEVAMAFVLLAGTGLFLASLKQMQQIDPGFNPHGVLTGVVIFSGEGYKNNVQRQESFVNAALDNLKAQPGVKSAAATTSLPFSNQDGASSFSIEGRALGPNDPGPHSQLSFATADYIKTMQVPLLAGRWISTEDRSNTQPVVVIDQKLAKKYWPGQNPIGQHLRDNGVATVVGVVGDVRPDSLEEDVSDGMRYYPYSQSANGIASFAARTDGDPLTLVSALNRAIAAVDPGQTAFNVGTLASRVDASLASRRLIVWLLTAFAGLALVLALVGIYGLISYVTEQRTNEIGIRMALGAQRGQVVGLVMRSAVAWVVIGLVIGIAMSFLAASALKQVFTSFGGGVLSSLVVPMAALLAIGGLAGLIPARRAASIDPAKTLRSE; encoded by the coding sequence ATGAGTTTCTTAGAAGATTTGCGTTTTGCGCTGCGGCAATTGAGCAAGGCTCCTGGCTTTGCGCTGACTGCGATTGTGACACTTGCACTCGGCATTGGAGCGAACACGGCTATCTTCAGTGTGATCCACGCGGTGTTGATGCATCCCTCAGGCGTGGATGCTCCCGAGCGCGTGGGCGTGATGCGCACGAAGTATGCCAACCTCGGGCTCGATTTTCCGGATCTGTCGGTGCCTGACTTTGCCGATGCGGCTTCGCTGAAGAATCAGGTACAGGCTGCGGCGCTGCAGCGCGGAGACAGCTACAACATTCTGCGCGATGGCCGGACCGAGCATCTGGACGGGTCGCAGGTCACATGGCAATGGTTCAACGTTTTTGGCGCCCGGCCGATTCTGGGGCGGACCTTTACCGCAGAGGAGGATCAGAAAGGCGCGAACAATGTTGCCGTGCTCAGCTATGGCGCGTGGCAAAAGGTTTTCGGCGGCGACCGCAATGTGGTTGGCCAGACGGTGATGCTGAATGAGAAGCCCTATCGAGTGATTGGCGTGATGCGCAGCGATTTTGACTGGCCGCGCGGTAAGGAAGTGTGGACGCCGATGGGGTTGGAGCCGAAAGAGTACAACCTCGACAATCGCTTCAATGAAGGCTCGGTGGGAGTGGTGCGATTGCAGCCGGGTGTGAGCTTTGCGCAGTTTAATGCTGGCCTGGCAGCGAAGTCGCATGAAGAGTATGTGCGTGAGGGCTCGAAAGGATTCGCCACCCGATCGAATTGGGGCATGACCTCGACCCCTGTGACGGAATTTGCCGCGGGACCGCTGCGCAAGCCGCTTTATGTTTTGTTCGGGGTGGTAGCGCTGGTTCTGTTGATTGCTTCGGCGAATGTGGCCGGACTCTTTCTGGCGCGGGCGTCAGCGCGAACAAAGGAGTTTGCGATTCGTACGGCTCTCGGCGCCAATGCATGGCGGCTGGTGCGTCAGATGCTCACGGAGACGGCGGTGCTTGCCGGATTAGCGACATTGATCGGGATTGCGATTGGTCCCGTGTTTGGAAAGATGCTGTTGTGGCTGGTGCCGCAGAGCCTGGGCGAAGGCTACGTTGTGAAGTTGTCCTTTGGCGTGCTCGCCTTCACGGCAGGAGCGGGACTGTTGACGTCGTTGATCGCCGGCATTGGTCCTTCGGTGAAGATGGTGCGCTCGCAGAAGAGATTAGAGCTACATGACGGCGGAAGAAGTTCAACTGCCTCTGTTGATAAACAGCGGTTGCGCAGCGTTTTTGTGATTGGCGAAGTGGCAATGGCATTTGTGCTGCTCGCAGGCACTGGACTGTTTCTAGCGAGCCTGAAACAGATGCAACAGATTGATCCTGGATTCAATCCGCATGGCGTGTTGACGGGCGTGGTTATTTTTTCAGGCGAGGGATATAAGAACAACGTCCAGCGGCAGGAAAGTTTTGTGAATGCGGCGCTCGATAATTTGAAGGCGCAGCCGGGCGTGAAATCCGCAGCGGCGACCACTTCTCTGCCTTTCAGCAATCAGGATGGGGCCAGCTCGTTCTCCATCGAGGGGCGGGCTCTCGGCCCGAACGATCCGGGACCGCACAGTCAGCTGAGTTTCGCTACGGCTGACTACATCAAAACGATGCAGGTCCCGCTGCTTGCGGGTCGTTGGATCAGCACGGAAGACCGCTCGAATACACAGCCGGTAGTGGTGATCGACCAGAAACTGGCAAAGAAATACTGGCCTGGCCAGAATCCGATTGGTCAGCATTTGCGTGACAATGGAGTCGCGACAGTGGTTGGTGTGGTGGGCGATGTTCGTCCCGACTCGCTTGAGGAAGACGTAAGCGACGGCATGCGCTACTATCCTTACTCGCAGTCGGCGAACGGGATCGCCAGTTTTGCGGCGCGCACGGATGGCGACCCGCTCACACTGGTATCGGCTTTGAACCGTGCGATTGCCGCTGTCGATCCGGGACAGACGGCATTCAATGTTGGCACGCTGGCATCGCGAGTCGACGCTTCGTTGGCATCAAGAAGGCTGATTGTGTGGCTGCTGACAGCGTTTGCCGGGCTGGCACTCGTACTGGCGCTGGTGGGCATCTATGGCCTGATCAGTTATGTAACTGAGCAACGTACAAATGAGATTGGCATTCGTATGGCGTTGGGCGCGCAACGAGGGCAGGTTGTTGGTTTAGTGATGAGAAGCGCGGTTGCGTGGGTTGTCATCGGCCTTGTCATCGGTATTGCGATGTCGTTCCTTGCCGCTTCTGCTTTAAAGCAGGTGTTCACATCGTTCGGTGGAGGCGTGCTTTCGTCGCTGGTTGTGCCCATGGCTGCGCTGCTTGCGATTGGCGGGCTGGCAGGGCTCATTCCGGCGCGGCGGGCTGCGTCGATCGATCCGGCAAAGACGTTGCGTAGCGAATAG